One Helicoverpa zea isolate HzStark_Cry1AcR chromosome 20, ilHelZeax1.1, whole genome shotgun sequence genomic region harbors:
- the LOC124640010 gene encoding BTB/POZ domain-containing protein 6-B isoform X3 — MSNLCSRIVSKPPKRLQDGIPSMSVAQTNAWMNAENINNGGGLSLSPPHTVSQRETGTQVSQCYSGPPSPCGSASASPSPTTSPAPPPGTATLDPNWQATKPTVRERNAAMFNNQLMSDVTFIVGGPGHSQIIPAHKYVLATASSVFYAMFYGGLAECKQEIEVPDVEPSAFLTLLKYIYCDEIQLEADTVLSTLYVAKKYIVPHLAKACVNYLETSLTAKNACLLLSQSRLFEEPELMQRCWEVIDAQAEMALTSEGFVDIDVSTLESVLARETLNCKEINLFEAALAWAHAECVRREIDPTPTNKRVMLGGAIYLIRFPTMSLEEFANSAAQIGILTPQETIDIFLHFTASSKPLLAYPIKARAGLKAQICHRFQSCAYRSNQWRYRGRCDSIQFCVDKRIFVVGFGLYGSSNGAADYNVKIELKRLGRVLAENNTKFFSDGSSNTFHVYFENPIQIEPECFYTASAILDGSELSYFGQEGLSEVYMGTVTFQFHCSSESTNGTGVQGGQIPELIYYGPTVNTSMANTTTNED; from the exons ATGTCGAATTTGTGTTCTAGAATCGTTTCAAAACCTCCGAAAAGGTTACAGGACGGTATCCCTAGCATGTCTGTAGCGCAAACGAACGCTTGGATGAACG CTGAGAATATCAACAATGGTGGTGGTCTGTCGTTGTCACCACCACACACGGTGTCGCAACGTGAGACTGGTACGCAAGTGTCCCAGTGCTACAGCGGGCCGCCGTCCCCGTGCGGATCCGCGAGCGCGTCGCCGTCTCCTACGACctcccccgcgccgccgccgggcACAGCCACTTTAGACCCTAATTGGCAAGCCACTAAGCCAACAGTGCGGGAGAGAAATGCAGCTATGTTCAATAACCAGCTCATGTCAGACGTCACATTCATTGTTGGAGGACCtg GACATTCACAGATAATACCTGCCCACAAGTATGTGTTAGCTACCGCCAGCTCAGTGTTCTATGCTATGTTTTATGGAGGGTTAGCGGAGTGCAAGCAGGAGATTGAAGTCCCCGATGTCGAACCATCTGCTTTTCTTACTCTTCTAAA GTACATTTATTGTGATGAAATTCAGCTAGAAGCTGATACAGTATTATCAACTCTATATGTTGCCAAAAAGTACATTGTACCACATTTGGCAAAGGCTTGTGTCAATTATTTGGAAACTAGTCTGACAGCAAAGAATGCATGCCTGCTCCTCAGCCAGTCCCGACTGTTTGAGGAACCAGAACTGATGCAAAGATGCTGGGAAGTTATTGATGCCCAG gcTGAGATGGCCCTGACGTCAGAAGGCTTTGTTGACATAGATGTGTCAACTTTAGAATCAGTATTAGCAAGGGAAACACTCAATTGCAAGGAGATCAACTTATTTGAGGCAGCTTTGGCGTGGGCACATGCTGAATGTGTTCGAAGAGAAATAGATCCTACACCAACAAACAAAAGAGTTATGTTGGGTGGTGCCATATACCTGATAAGGTTCCCAACTATGTCATTAGAAGAGTTTGCAAACAGTGCAGCTCAGATTGGCATTTTGACTCCACAAGAGACAATTgacatatttttacattttactgCTTCAAGCAAACCTTTATTAGCATATCCAATTAAGGCCAGAGCAGGTCTGAAAGCTCAG ATATGCCACAGATTCCAGTCATGTGCATACAGGAGTAATCAGTGGAGGTACCGCGGCAGATGTGATTCAATACAGTTTTGTGTGGACAAGAGAATTTTTGTTGTTGGCTTTGGACTTTATGGATCTTCAAATGGAGCAGCTGATTATAATGTTAAGATTGAACTGAAACGTTTGGGCAGAGTGCTAGCTGAGAACAACACTAAGTTCTTCTCTGATGGATCAAGTAACACTTTCCATGTTTACTTTGAGAACCCAATACAGATTGAGCCAGAATGCTTCTACACTGCTTCAGCAATACTTGATGGGAGtgaattaagttattttggACAGGAAGGTTTAAGTGAAGTGTATATGGGCACAGTAACTTTCCAATTCCATTGTTCTTCTGAGAGTACAAATGGCACAGGAGTGCAAGGAGGACAGATACCAGAACTCATCTACTATGGACCCACCGTCAACACTTCAATGGCCAACACAACCACTAATGAGGACTGA
- the LOC124640010 gene encoding BTB/POZ domain-containing protein 6-B isoform X2, whose translation MSNLCSRIVSKPPKRLQDGIPSMSVAQTNAWMNGELAKHSENINNGGGLSLSPPHTVSQRETGTQVSQCYSGPPSPCGSASASPSPTTSPAPPPGTATLDPNWQATKPTVRERNAAMFNNQLMSDVTFIVGGPGHSQIIPAHKYVLATASSVFYAMFYGGLAECKQEIEVPDVEPSAFLTLLKYIYCDEIQLEADTVLSTLYVAKKYIVPHLAKACVNYLETSLTAKNACLLLSQSRLFEEPELMQRCWEVIDAQAEMALTSEGFVDIDVSTLESVLARETLNCKEINLFEAALAWAHAECVRREIDPTPTNKRVMLGGAIYLIRFPTMSLEEFANSAAQIGILTPQETIDIFLHFTASSKPLLAYPIKARAGLKAQICHRFQSCAYRSNQWRYRGRCDSIQFCVDKRIFVVGFGLYGSSNGAADYNVKIELKRLGRVLAENNTKFFSDGSSNTFHVYFENPIQIEPECFYTASAILDGSELSYFGQEGLSEVYMGTVTFQFHCSSESTNGTGVQGGQIPELIYYGPTVNTSMANTTTNED comes from the exons ATGTCGAATTTGTGTTCTAGAATCGTTTCAAAACCTCCGAAAAGGTTACAGGACGGTATCCCTAGCATGTCTGTAGCGCAAACGAACGCTTGGATGAACGGTGAGCTCGCGAAGCatt CTGAGAATATCAACAATGGTGGTGGTCTGTCGTTGTCACCACCACACACGGTGTCGCAACGTGAGACTGGTACGCAAGTGTCCCAGTGCTACAGCGGGCCGCCGTCCCCGTGCGGATCCGCGAGCGCGTCGCCGTCTCCTACGACctcccccgcgccgccgccgggcACAGCCACTTTAGACCCTAATTGGCAAGCCACTAAGCCAACAGTGCGGGAGAGAAATGCAGCTATGTTCAATAACCAGCTCATGTCAGACGTCACATTCATTGTTGGAGGACCtg GACATTCACAGATAATACCTGCCCACAAGTATGTGTTAGCTACCGCCAGCTCAGTGTTCTATGCTATGTTTTATGGAGGGTTAGCGGAGTGCAAGCAGGAGATTGAAGTCCCCGATGTCGAACCATCTGCTTTTCTTACTCTTCTAAA GTACATTTATTGTGATGAAATTCAGCTAGAAGCTGATACAGTATTATCAACTCTATATGTTGCCAAAAAGTACATTGTACCACATTTGGCAAAGGCTTGTGTCAATTATTTGGAAACTAGTCTGACAGCAAAGAATGCATGCCTGCTCCTCAGCCAGTCCCGACTGTTTGAGGAACCAGAACTGATGCAAAGATGCTGGGAAGTTATTGATGCCCAG gcTGAGATGGCCCTGACGTCAGAAGGCTTTGTTGACATAGATGTGTCAACTTTAGAATCAGTATTAGCAAGGGAAACACTCAATTGCAAGGAGATCAACTTATTTGAGGCAGCTTTGGCGTGGGCACATGCTGAATGTGTTCGAAGAGAAATAGATCCTACACCAACAAACAAAAGAGTTATGTTGGGTGGTGCCATATACCTGATAAGGTTCCCAACTATGTCATTAGAAGAGTTTGCAAACAGTGCAGCTCAGATTGGCATTTTGACTCCACAAGAGACAATTgacatatttttacattttactgCTTCAAGCAAACCTTTATTAGCATATCCAATTAAGGCCAGAGCAGGTCTGAAAGCTCAG ATATGCCACAGATTCCAGTCATGTGCATACAGGAGTAATCAGTGGAGGTACCGCGGCAGATGTGATTCAATACAGTTTTGTGTGGACAAGAGAATTTTTGTTGTTGGCTTTGGACTTTATGGATCTTCAAATGGAGCAGCTGATTATAATGTTAAGATTGAACTGAAACGTTTGGGCAGAGTGCTAGCTGAGAACAACACTAAGTTCTTCTCTGATGGATCAAGTAACACTTTCCATGTTTACTTTGAGAACCCAATACAGATTGAGCCAGAATGCTTCTACACTGCTTCAGCAATACTTGATGGGAGtgaattaagttattttggACAGGAAGGTTTAAGTGAAGTGTATATGGGCACAGTAACTTTCCAATTCCATTGTTCTTCTGAGAGTACAAATGGCACAGGAGTGCAAGGAGGACAGATACCAGAACTCATCTACTATGGACCCACCGTCAACACTTCAATGGCCAACACAACCACTAATGAGGACTGA
- the LOC124640010 gene encoding BTB/POZ domain-containing protein 6-B isoform X1, giving the protein MKGRSSRAPSKLPVVLGKVLLRWLFTKADLVFFVYRFIGYAYHLHVRSSMNSSVDFFESLIDEDGRFAELNCQEPQRGYRPRQRQPAQAENINNGGGLSLSPPHTVSQRETGTQVSQCYSGPPSPCGSASASPSPTTSPAPPPGTATLDPNWQATKPTVRERNAAMFNNQLMSDVTFIVGGPGHSQIIPAHKYVLATASSVFYAMFYGGLAECKQEIEVPDVEPSAFLTLLKYIYCDEIQLEADTVLSTLYVAKKYIVPHLAKACVNYLETSLTAKNACLLLSQSRLFEEPELMQRCWEVIDAQAEMALTSEGFVDIDVSTLESVLARETLNCKEINLFEAALAWAHAECVRREIDPTPTNKRVMLGGAIYLIRFPTMSLEEFANSAAQIGILTPQETIDIFLHFTASSKPLLAYPIKARAGLKAQICHRFQSCAYRSNQWRYRGRCDSIQFCVDKRIFVVGFGLYGSSNGAADYNVKIELKRLGRVLAENNTKFFSDGSSNTFHVYFENPIQIEPECFYTASAILDGSELSYFGQEGLSEVYMGTVTFQFHCSSESTNGTGVQGGQIPELIYYGPTVNTSMANTTTNED; this is encoded by the exons ATGAAGGGGAGGAGTTCCAGGGCGCCTAGTAAGCTTCCAGTGGTGCTGGGGAAAGTCCTCCTGCGGTGGCTGTTCACCAAAGCCGACCTCGTGTTCTTTGTTTACCG TTTCATTGGGTATGCGTATCATTTGCACGTGCGATCCTCGATGAACAGCAGCGTGGATTTCTTTGAAAGTCTGATAGACGAAGATGGGCGCTTCGCCGAGTTAAACTGTCAAGAGCCGCAGAGAGGCTACCGGCCGCGACAACGGCAGCCTGCTCaag CTGAGAATATCAACAATGGTGGTGGTCTGTCGTTGTCACCACCACACACGGTGTCGCAACGTGAGACTGGTACGCAAGTGTCCCAGTGCTACAGCGGGCCGCCGTCCCCGTGCGGATCCGCGAGCGCGTCGCCGTCTCCTACGACctcccccgcgccgccgccgggcACAGCCACTTTAGACCCTAATTGGCAAGCCACTAAGCCAACAGTGCGGGAGAGAAATGCAGCTATGTTCAATAACCAGCTCATGTCAGACGTCACATTCATTGTTGGAGGACCtg GACATTCACAGATAATACCTGCCCACAAGTATGTGTTAGCTACCGCCAGCTCAGTGTTCTATGCTATGTTTTATGGAGGGTTAGCGGAGTGCAAGCAGGAGATTGAAGTCCCCGATGTCGAACCATCTGCTTTTCTTACTCTTCTAAA GTACATTTATTGTGATGAAATTCAGCTAGAAGCTGATACAGTATTATCAACTCTATATGTTGCCAAAAAGTACATTGTACCACATTTGGCAAAGGCTTGTGTCAATTATTTGGAAACTAGTCTGACAGCAAAGAATGCATGCCTGCTCCTCAGCCAGTCCCGACTGTTTGAGGAACCAGAACTGATGCAAAGATGCTGGGAAGTTATTGATGCCCAG gcTGAGATGGCCCTGACGTCAGAAGGCTTTGTTGACATAGATGTGTCAACTTTAGAATCAGTATTAGCAAGGGAAACACTCAATTGCAAGGAGATCAACTTATTTGAGGCAGCTTTGGCGTGGGCACATGCTGAATGTGTTCGAAGAGAAATAGATCCTACACCAACAAACAAAAGAGTTATGTTGGGTGGTGCCATATACCTGATAAGGTTCCCAACTATGTCATTAGAAGAGTTTGCAAACAGTGCAGCTCAGATTGGCATTTTGACTCCACAAGAGACAATTgacatatttttacattttactgCTTCAAGCAAACCTTTATTAGCATATCCAATTAAGGCCAGAGCAGGTCTGAAAGCTCAG ATATGCCACAGATTCCAGTCATGTGCATACAGGAGTAATCAGTGGAGGTACCGCGGCAGATGTGATTCAATACAGTTTTGTGTGGACAAGAGAATTTTTGTTGTTGGCTTTGGACTTTATGGATCTTCAAATGGAGCAGCTGATTATAATGTTAAGATTGAACTGAAACGTTTGGGCAGAGTGCTAGCTGAGAACAACACTAAGTTCTTCTCTGATGGATCAAGTAACACTTTCCATGTTTACTTTGAGAACCCAATACAGATTGAGCCAGAATGCTTCTACACTGCTTCAGCAATACTTGATGGGAGtgaattaagttattttggACAGGAAGGTTTAAGTGAAGTGTATATGGGCACAGTAACTTTCCAATTCCATTGTTCTTCTGAGAGTACAAATGGCACAGGAGTGCAAGGAGGACAGATACCAGAACTCATCTACTATGGACCCACCGTCAACACTTCAATGGCCAACACAACCACTAATGAGGACTGA